The Micromonospora sediminicola genome contains a region encoding:
- the proS gene encoding proline--tRNA ligase produces MARVLTPRAEDFPRWYQDLIAKAKLADNGPVRGTMVIRPAGYAIWERMQAEMDARIKAAGAENAYFPLFIPESYLKREAEHVEGFSPELAVVTHGGGKQLAEPVVVRPTSETVIGEFMAKWIDSYRDLPLLLNQWANVVRWELRPRIFLRTSEFLWQEGHTAHATREDARAYARRILHEAYEDLMVNVLGIPVVVGLKTARERFAGATATYTCEGMMGDGKALQLGTSHELGQNFAKAFDISYSSAEGGREHAWTTSWGTSTRMLGGLIMCHGDDNGLRVPPKLAPVQAYVMIVKDGEGVSEAAAKLRDALRDAGVRVALDDRTDTAFGRRAVDAELRGYPVRVEVGPRDLAAGNAVVVRRTDGSKAPTPVADVVGAVLAALEADQRALHDQALEFRRSRTVEVSTLAEAIEASATGWAMVPWSAVGVPGEAEANAQGVTVRCLLRADGSVPDSEDEPDLVAILARAY; encoded by the coding sequence ATGGCACGCGTGCTCACTCCCCGTGCGGAGGACTTTCCCCGCTGGTACCAGGACCTGATCGCCAAGGCGAAGCTGGCCGACAACGGACCGGTGCGGGGCACCATGGTCATCCGGCCGGCCGGCTACGCCATCTGGGAGCGGATGCAGGCCGAGATGGACGCCCGGATCAAGGCGGCCGGCGCGGAGAACGCCTACTTCCCGCTCTTCATCCCGGAGAGCTACCTCAAGCGGGAGGCCGAGCACGTCGAGGGCTTCTCGCCGGAGCTGGCCGTGGTCACCCACGGCGGCGGCAAGCAGCTCGCCGAGCCGGTGGTGGTGCGTCCCACCAGCGAGACGGTCATCGGCGAGTTCATGGCCAAGTGGATCGACTCCTACCGGGACCTGCCGCTGCTGCTCAACCAGTGGGCCAACGTGGTCCGCTGGGAGCTGCGCCCGCGGATCTTCCTGCGCACCAGCGAGTTCCTCTGGCAGGAGGGGCACACCGCGCACGCCACCCGGGAGGACGCGCGGGCCTACGCCCGGCGGATCCTGCACGAGGCGTACGAGGACCTGATGGTCAACGTGCTGGGCATCCCGGTGGTGGTCGGCCTGAAGACCGCCCGGGAACGCTTCGCCGGCGCCACCGCCACGTACACGTGCGAGGGCATGATGGGCGACGGCAAGGCGCTCCAGCTCGGCACCAGCCACGAGCTGGGCCAGAACTTCGCCAAGGCGTTCGACATCAGCTACTCCTCGGCCGAGGGCGGCCGGGAGCACGCCTGGACCACCTCCTGGGGCACCTCCACCCGGATGCTCGGCGGCCTGATCATGTGCCACGGCGACGACAACGGGCTGCGGGTGCCGCCGAAGCTGGCGCCGGTCCAGGCGTACGTGATGATCGTCAAGGACGGCGAGGGCGTGAGCGAGGCGGCGGCCAAGCTGCGCGACGCGCTGCGCGACGCCGGGGTCCGGGTCGCGCTGGACGACCGGACCGACACCGCGTTCGGCCGCCGCGCCGTCGACGCCGAGCTGCGCGGCTACCCCGTCCGTGTCGAGGTCGGCCCCCGTGACCTGGCCGCCGGCAACGCGGTGGTGGTCCGGCGCACGGACGGCTCGAAGGCCCCGACGCCGGTGGCCGACGTGGTCGGCGCGGTCCTGGCCGCGCTGGAGGCCGACCAGCGGGCGCTGCACGACCAGGCGCTGGAGTTCCGCCGGTCCCGCACCGTCGAGGTGTCGACGCTGGCCGAGGCGATCGAGGCGTCCGCCACCGGCTGGGCCATGGTGCCGTGGTCGGCGGTCGGCGTGCCCGGTGAGGCCGAGGCGAACGCGCAGGGTGTGACGGTCCGCTGCCTGCTGCGGGCCGACGGCTCGGTGCCCGACTCCGAGGACGAGCCCGACCTGGTCGCCATCCTGGCCCGCGCCTACTGA
- a CDS encoding TetR family transcriptional regulator: MGEARDAIVDAARAQTVACGWDGVRMGAVAEAAGVSRQTVYNEFGTKAGLAEALARREVDRFVGEVRAALAEHGADVHAAAYAAIRRTLASAADNPLVKAILTSARGGSDELLPYLTTRSELVLTESTTALLEWAGCHLPDADPAALTFAADSIVRLVVSHIVLPQAPVDETAGKLADLAVLLFLAAASPR, from the coding sequence ATGGGTGAGGCACGGGACGCGATCGTCGACGCCGCCCGGGCCCAGACCGTGGCCTGCGGCTGGGACGGCGTGCGGATGGGCGCGGTGGCCGAGGCCGCCGGGGTCAGCCGGCAGACGGTCTACAACGAGTTCGGCACCAAGGCGGGTCTGGCCGAGGCACTGGCCCGGCGCGAGGTGGACCGGTTCGTCGGTGAGGTGCGGGCCGCGCTCGCCGAGCACGGCGCCGACGTCCACGCCGCCGCGTACGCCGCGATCCGCCGCACACTCGCCTCCGCCGCCGACAATCCCCTGGTCAAGGCGATCCTGACCAGCGCCCGGGGCGGTTCGGACGAGCTGCTGCCCTACCTGACCACCCGCTCCGAGCTGGTCCTCACCGAGTCGACCACCGCGCTGCTGGAGTGGGCGGGGTGCCACCTGCCCGACGCCGACCCGGCGGCGCTGACCTTCGCGGCCGACAGCATCGTCCGCCTGGTTGTGAGCCACATCGTGCTGCCCCAGGCGCCGGTGGACGAGACCGCCGGGAAGTTGGCCGACCTGGCCGTGCTCCTCTTCCTCGCCGCCGCCTCGCCACGCTGA
- a CDS encoding amidohydrolase family protein translates to MALHVRGVFLPDDEVRDVWLVDDRVTFEPVPGAETVADGGYVLPGLTDAHCHIGIARGGAPITSLDQARELARIDRDAGVLAIRDAGSPYPYPELEDEPGLPRLARAGRHVAPPKRYLRDIGVEVGAAEVAATVAAQAAAGNGWVKLVGDWIDRGVGDLAPAWDADTMTAAVAAAHAAGVRAAVHTFSESAVEIMVRAGVDSVEHGTGLSVDLIDLMARQGTALVPTMINIRTFGHIAEQARPKFPGYADHMLALRDRFPDVVRAAHEAGVPIYVGTDAGGGIDHGLAAEEMLLLHEQAGMAAEDVLAAASWRAREWLGFPGLVEGGLADLVVYPEDPRRDLRVVRSPSRIVLRGRVVR, encoded by the coding sequence ATGGCTCTGCACGTGCGCGGTGTGTTCCTTCCCGACGACGAGGTCCGGGACGTCTGGCTGGTCGACGACCGGGTCACCTTCGAACCGGTGCCGGGCGCCGAGACGGTGGCCGACGGCGGCTACGTGCTGCCCGGCCTGACCGACGCGCACTGCCACATCGGCATCGCCCGGGGCGGCGCCCCGATCACCTCCCTCGACCAGGCGCGGGAGCTGGCCCGGATCGACCGGGACGCCGGCGTGCTGGCGATCCGCGACGCCGGCTCGCCGTACCCGTATCCCGAGTTGGAGGACGAGCCGGGACTGCCGCGACTGGCCCGCGCCGGTCGGCACGTCGCGCCGCCGAAGCGCTACCTGCGCGACATCGGCGTGGAGGTCGGCGCCGCCGAGGTGGCCGCGACCGTGGCCGCGCAGGCCGCCGCCGGCAACGGCTGGGTCAAGCTGGTCGGCGACTGGATCGACCGGGGGGTGGGCGACCTCGCCCCGGCCTGGGACGCCGACACGATGACCGCGGCGGTCGCCGCCGCGCACGCCGCCGGGGTACGCGCAGCGGTGCACACGTTCTCCGAGTCGGCCGTGGAGATCATGGTGCGGGCCGGGGTGGACTCGGTGGAGCACGGCACCGGGCTGAGCGTCGACCTGATCGACCTGATGGCCCGGCAGGGCACCGCGCTGGTCCCCACCATGATCAACATTCGGACGTTCGGCCACATCGCGGAGCAGGCCCGACCGAAGTTCCCCGGGTACGCCGACCACATGCTCGCCCTGCGCGACCGCTTCCCCGACGTGGTCCGCGCCGCACACGAGGCCGGGGTACCGATCTACGTGGGCACCGACGCGGGCGGCGGCATCGACCACGGGCTGGCGGCCGAGGAGATGCTGCTGCTGCACGAGCAGGCCGGTATGGCGGCCGAGGACGTGCTCGCCGCCGCCTCCTGGCGGGCCCGGGAGTGGCTCGGCTTCCCCGGCCTGGTCGAGGGCGGCCTCGCCGACCTGGTGGTCTATCCCGAGGACCCGCGCCGCGACCTGCGCGTGGTCCGGTCGCCCAGCCGCATCGTGCTGCGCGGCCGGGTGGTCCGCTGA
- a CDS encoding Uma2 family endonuclease, which translates to MTAAPILPERPEWTVDDLGDLPKDLPYELINGRLIVPSPTAMHQDLCVRLLLALEVNCPPEFLATIDLSMRVDRRNEPRPDVVVIRRKHAGRSPVPVEDALLAVEVVSPTSHFRDLYDKAKVYAHSGVRSYWVVDPQHERIALTEYTLGGGTREYEQVTHTEDLFVTERPWKVSVDLPALTARRNDLLAAEEG; encoded by the coding sequence ATGACCGCGGCCCCGATCCTGCCGGAGCGGCCCGAGTGGACGGTCGACGACCTGGGCGACCTGCCCAAGGACCTTCCGTACGAACTGATCAACGGAAGGTTGATCGTGCCGTCGCCCACCGCCATGCACCAGGACCTGTGCGTCCGCCTGCTGCTCGCGCTCGAAGTCAACTGCCCGCCGGAGTTCCTGGCGACCATCGACCTGTCCATGCGGGTCGACCGCCGCAACGAGCCGCGCCCGGACGTGGTGGTGATCCGGCGCAAGCACGCCGGCCGCTCGCCCGTCCCGGTGGAGGACGCGTTGCTCGCCGTGGAGGTCGTCTCGCCGACCTCGCACTTCCGCGACCTGTACGACAAGGCGAAGGTCTACGCGCACTCCGGGGTCCGCTCCTACTGGGTGGTGGACCCGCAGCACGAGCGGATCGCGCTCACCGAATACACGCTCGGCGGCGGCACCCGCGAGTACGAGCAGGTGACCCACACCGAGGACCTGTTCGTCACGGAGCGGCCGTGGAAGGTCTCGGTCGACCTGCCGGCGCTGACCGCGCGGCGCAACGACCTGCTCGCGGCCGAGGAGGGCTGA
- the ffh gene encoding signal recognition particle protein: MFDTLSDRLSGIFTKLRGKGRLTDADIDATAREIRMALLEADVALPVVKGFIANVKERARGAEVSQALNPAQQIVKIVNEELINILGGEGRRLQFAKNPPTVIMLAGLQGSGKTTLAGKLARWLKAQGHQPLLVAADLQRPNAVGQLQVLGGRAGVEVYAPAPGNGVGDPVQVARDSIEHARRAARDIVIVDTAGRLGIDAEMMQQAADIRDAVQPDEVVFVIDAMVGQDAVRTAEAFRDGVGITGVVLSKLDGDARGGAALSVREVTGQPILFASTGEKLEDFDVFHPDRMASRILGMGDVLTLIEQAEAAFDSDQKEKMTAKLMGGETFTLEDFLDQLIAVRRMGPIANVLAMMPGMGQMKDQIAELDDKHFDRVTAIIRSMTPTERTNPKIINGSRRARIASGSGVTVMDVNQLLNRFADAQKMMKQMGGMMGLPGGGRRKATKSPKNKRKGTKGGGRPRTGAGVPGGFPGGMPQLPPGLDPGDLAGGQGLPPGFKLPKIDFNKLGKGGDNGPR; this comes from the coding sequence GTGTTTGACACCTTGAGTGACCGCCTGTCCGGGATCTTCACCAAGCTCCGCGGCAAGGGTCGGCTCACCGACGCCGACATCGACGCCACCGCGCGCGAGATCCGGATGGCGCTGCTGGAGGCCGACGTCGCCCTGCCGGTGGTCAAGGGCTTCATCGCGAACGTCAAGGAGCGGGCCCGCGGGGCCGAGGTCTCCCAGGCGCTCAACCCGGCCCAGCAGATCGTCAAGATCGTCAACGAAGAGCTGATCAACATCCTCGGTGGCGAGGGCCGGCGGCTGCAGTTCGCCAAGAACCCGCCGACCGTGATCATGCTGGCCGGCCTCCAGGGTTCCGGCAAGACCACTCTCGCCGGCAAGCTGGCCCGCTGGCTCAAGGCCCAGGGGCACCAGCCGTTGCTGGTCGCCGCCGACCTCCAGCGCCCGAACGCCGTCGGGCAGCTCCAGGTGCTCGGTGGCCGGGCCGGCGTCGAGGTGTACGCCCCGGCGCCCGGCAACGGCGTCGGCGACCCGGTGCAGGTGGCCCGCGACTCGATCGAGCACGCCCGCCGGGCCGCCCGCGACATCGTCATCGTGGACACCGCCGGCCGGCTCGGCATCGACGCCGAGATGATGCAGCAGGCCGCGGACATCCGGGACGCGGTCCAGCCCGACGAGGTCGTCTTCGTCATCGACGCCATGGTCGGTCAGGACGCGGTCCGCACCGCCGAGGCGTTCCGCGACGGCGTCGGCATCACCGGCGTGGTGCTCTCCAAGCTCGACGGTGACGCCCGCGGTGGCGCCGCGCTCTCCGTCCGGGAGGTCACCGGCCAGCCGATCCTCTTCGCCTCCACCGGCGAGAAGCTGGAGGACTTCGACGTCTTCCACCCCGACCGGATGGCCAGCCGGATCCTCGGCATGGGCGACGTCCTCACTCTGATCGAGCAGGCCGAGGCGGCCTTCGACTCCGATCAGAAGGAGAAGATGACCGCCAAGCTGATGGGTGGGGAGACCTTCACGCTGGAGGACTTCCTCGATCAGCTCATCGCGGTCCGGCGGATGGGTCCGATCGCCAACGTGCTGGCCATGATGCCCGGCATGGGGCAGATGAAGGACCAGATCGCCGAGCTGGACGACAAGCACTTCGACCGGGTCACCGCGATCATCCGGTCGATGACCCCGACCGAGCGCACCAACCCGAAGATCATCAACGGTTCCCGGCGCGCCCGCATCGCCAGCGGCTCCGGCGTCACCGTGATGGACGTCAACCAGCTGCTCAACCGCTTCGCCGACGCGCAGAAGATGATGAAGCAGATGGGCGGCATGATGGGCCTGCCCGGCGGCGGCCGGCGCAAGGCGACCAAGTCGCCGAAGAACAAGCGCAAGGGCACCAAGGGCGGCGGTCGGCCGCGTACCGGCGCCGGTGTGCCGGGCGGTTTCCCGGGCGGCATGCCGCAGCTGCCGCCGGGCCTGGACCCGGGCGACCTGGCCGGTGGGCAGGGCCTGCCGCCCGGCTTCAAGCTGCCGAAGATCGACTTCAACAAGCTCGGCAAGGGCGGCGACAACGGCCCGCGCTGA